A single region of the Panthera tigris isolate Pti1 chromosome B1, P.tigris_Pti1_mat1.1, whole genome shotgun sequence genome encodes:
- the CCDC25 gene encoding coiled-coil domain-containing protein 25 isoform X1, with product MVFYFTSSSVNSSAYTIYMGKDKYENEDLIKYGWPEDIWFHVDKLSSAHVYLRLHKGEKIEDIPKEVLMDCAHLVKANSIQGCKMNNVNVVYTPWSNLKKTADMDVGQIGFHRQKDVKIVTVEKKVNEILNRLEKTRMERFPDLAAEKECRDREERNEKKAQIQEMKRREKEEMKKKREMDELRSYSSLMKVENMSSNQDGNDSDEFM from the exons ATGGTGTTCTACTTTACCAGCAGCAGCG ttAACTCATCTGCTTACACTATTTACATGGGAAAGGATAAATATGAAA ACGAAGATCTAATAAAGTATGGCTGGCCTGAAGATATTTG GTTTCACGTGGACAAACTCTCTTCGGCTCATGTATACCTTCGATTACATAAG ggGGAAAAGATAGAAGACATCCCAAAGGAAGTCTTGATGGACTGTGCCCATCTTGTGAAGGCCAATAGCATTCAAG GCTGCAAGATGAACAATGTGAATGTGGTATATACACCGTGGTCTAACCTGAAGAAAACAGCTGACATGGATGTGGGACAGATAGGTTTTCACAGGCAGAAGGAT GTGAAAATTGTGACAGTGGAGAAGAAAGTGAATGAGATCCTGAACCGATTAGAAAAGACCAGAATGGAGCGGTTTCCAGACCTAGCGGCAGAGAAGGAATGCAGAGACCGAGAAGAGAGGAATGAGAAAAAAGCCCAAATTcaggaaatgaaaaggagagagaaggaagagatgaagaagaagcGAGAAATGGACGAACTTAG GAGCTATTCGTCGCTAATGAAAGTTGAGAATATGTCTTCAAATCAG GACGGCAATGATTCAGATGAATTCATGTAA
- the CCDC25 gene encoding coiled-coil domain-containing protein 25 isoform X2: MVFYFTSSSDEDLIKYGWPEDIWFHVDKLSSAHVYLRLHKGEKIEDIPKEVLMDCAHLVKANSIQGCKMNNVNVVYTPWSNLKKTADMDVGQIGFHRQKDVKIVTVEKKVNEILNRLEKTRMERFPDLAAEKECRDREERNEKKAQIQEMKRREKEEMKKKREMDELRSYSSLMKVENMSSNQDGNDSDEFM; encoded by the exons ATGGTGTTCTACTTTACCAGCAGCAGCG ACGAAGATCTAATAAAGTATGGCTGGCCTGAAGATATTTG GTTTCACGTGGACAAACTCTCTTCGGCTCATGTATACCTTCGATTACATAAG ggGGAAAAGATAGAAGACATCCCAAAGGAAGTCTTGATGGACTGTGCCCATCTTGTGAAGGCCAATAGCATTCAAG GCTGCAAGATGAACAATGTGAATGTGGTATATACACCGTGGTCTAACCTGAAGAAAACAGCTGACATGGATGTGGGACAGATAGGTTTTCACAGGCAGAAGGAT GTGAAAATTGTGACAGTGGAGAAGAAAGTGAATGAGATCCTGAACCGATTAGAAAAGACCAGAATGGAGCGGTTTCCAGACCTAGCGGCAGAGAAGGAATGCAGAGACCGAGAAGAGAGGAATGAGAAAAAAGCCCAAATTcaggaaatgaaaaggagagagaaggaagagatgaagaagaagcGAGAAATGGACGAACTTAG GAGCTATTCGTCGCTAATGAAAGTTGAGAATATGTCTTCAAATCAG GACGGCAATGATTCAGATGAATTCATGTAA